One Halalkalicoccus sp. NIPERK01 DNA segment encodes these proteins:
- a CDS encoding TIGR00296 family protein, which produces MSEAQTVRLSYEDGLRAVELAREAIESYVRHGQREQPGSMREAFYQRTGALVRIESTRGRGSLRGCAGSYQSSDQLGHVIVDSAIAAASEDSCGSELNAAELGSVAVSACIVREVLLTDDPLADLELGRHGVAIDAGNRGGWLYPTIPVENDWSANEYLDRTCRKAGLAPTAWRDDDAMVVLFGGEVFREREPNGSVEHLSNL; this is translated from the coding sequence ATGTCCGAGGCCCAGACCGTACGCCTCAGTTACGAGGACGGCCTTCGAGCCGTCGAGCTGGCGCGCGAAGCGATCGAGTCCTACGTCCGTCACGGCCAGCGCGAACAGCCGGGCAGCATGCGCGAGGCGTTCTACCAGCGGACCGGGGCGCTGGTGCGCATCGAATCGACCCGCGGGCGGGGTAGCCTGCGGGGCTGTGCCGGGTCGTATCAGTCGAGCGATCAGTTGGGCCACGTCATCGTCGATTCCGCGATCGCCGCCGCCAGCGAGGACTCGTGTGGGTCGGAACTCAACGCCGCCGAACTCGGCAGCGTGGCGGTCTCGGCCTGCATCGTCCGCGAGGTCCTCCTCACCGACGACCCGCTCGCCGACCTCGAACTCGGCCGGCACGGGGTCGCGATCGACGCCGGCAACCGGGGCGGCTGGCTCTATCCGACGATCCCCGTCGAGAACGACTGGAGCGCCAACGAGTACCTCGATCGCACCTGCCGGAAGGCCGGGTTGGCGCCGACCGCCTGGCGGGACGACGACGCGATGGTCGTCCTCTTCGGCGGCGAGGTGTTCCGCGAGCGCGAACCCAACGGCTCGGTCGAGCACCTCTCGAACCTATAA
- a CDS encoding nicotinate phosphoribosyltransferase, whose product MDNPFETLSPEAIREGTATDAYFLRTETTLEYADKNPRVVAEVTADQFPTGTFEAFGGVKDVAHLLSGRDLTVHALREGRLFDGGPVVRIEGPYLEFARFETSILGFLSQASAFLSAALDVRRAAPDSQVLSFGARHLHPMLAPTVERAALVAGLDGFSHVAAGEVLGREAGGTMPHALLLCYGRGNQGDAFRAFDEAVPDAVPRIALCDTFSDEIEEVLGAIEALGDDLDSVRIDTTGSRRGDFEHILKELRWHLDSRGYDDVGIFASGGLGPADLRELRDVAEGFGVGGAITSADPVDFALDIVEIEGEAISKRGKLPGVKEVYRTAEGGHHVALADREGADGEALLEPLIAEGEIVREFDIGAAEERLREDAADVL is encoded by the coding sequence ATGGACAACCCCTTCGAGACGCTCTCGCCGGAGGCGATCCGCGAGGGCACCGCGACCGACGCCTACTTCCTGCGGACCGAGACGACGCTCGAGTATGCGGATAAAAACCCCCGCGTCGTCGCGGAGGTGACCGCAGACCAGTTTCCCACGGGGACCTTCGAGGCGTTCGGCGGCGTGAAGGACGTCGCCCACCTGCTGTCGGGGCGTGACCTCACGGTCCACGCGCTCCGCGAGGGACGGCTGTTCGACGGCGGGCCGGTCGTGCGGATCGAGGGGCCCTACCTGGAGTTCGCGCGCTTCGAGACCTCCATCCTCGGGTTCCTCTCGCAGGCCAGCGCCTTCCTCAGCGCGGCGCTGGACGTCCGGCGGGCGGCCCCCGACTCGCAGGTACTCTCCTTCGGCGCGCGCCACCTCCACCCGATGCTCGCGCCGACCGTTGAGCGGGCGGCGCTGGTCGCCGGCCTCGACGGCTTCTCCCACGTGGCCGCCGGCGAGGTTCTGGGGAGAGAGGCCGGCGGGACGATGCCCCACGCGCTGCTGCTCTGTTACGGCCGGGGCAATCAGGGCGACGCCTTCAGGGCGTTCGACGAGGCGGTCCCCGACGCGGTCCCCCGGATCGCGCTCTGTGACACCTTCTCCGACGAGATCGAGGAGGTGCTCGGCGCGATCGAGGCGCTCGGCGACGACCTCGACAGCGTGCGCATCGACACCACCGGCTCCCGGCGCGGCGATTTCGAGCACATTCTCAAGGAGCTTCGCTGGCACCTCGACTCGCGGGGCTACGACGACGTGGGGATCTTCGCCTCGGGCGGCCTCGGTCCCGCTGACCTGCGCGAACTCCGGGACGTCGCCGAGGGGTTCGGCGTCGGCGGCGCGATCACGAGCGCCGACCCCGTCGACTTCGCGCTCGACATCGTCGAGATCGAGGGCGAGGCGATCTCGAAGCGGGGAAAGCTCCCCGGCGTCAAGGAGGTCTACAGGACGGCCGAGGGCGGCCACCACGTCGCCCTCGCGGATCGGGAGGGTGCGGACGGGGAGGCGCTGTTGGAACCGCTGATCGCCGAGGGCGAGATCGTCCGCGAGTTCGACATCGGCGCGGCGGAAGAACGGCTGCGAGAGGACGCTGCGGACGTGTTATAG